Proteins encoded by one window of Mycolicibacterium cosmeticum:
- a CDS encoding serine/threonine-protein kinase, which yields MTGPTSREGTQFGPYRLRRLIGRGGMGEVYEAEDTVKDRIVALKLLPEGVSHDPVFRKRLQREAHSAGRLQEPHVVPIHDYGEIDGVLYVDMRMINGHDLRKLLKASGPMPPARAVAIIRQVAAALDAAHESGIMHRDVKPENILITRDDFAYLVDFGIANAASDEKLTELGTAVGTYAYMAPERFTSGAVTHRADVYALTCVLHECLTGGQPFPGDSVSMVITAHLMNPVPAPSTIRPGIPTAFDAVIARGMAKRPEDRFATAGALAAAATEALSTRDQTQAADIVARGEAATRPAPRFGTPTPYPTTPPPPARFYTPPPSGPTWNQQPPNTPGPGKKTAWVPIAAAAGVFVLVIAALGVFWLVKPDDTTAAPATTAAPTSTKEPVETTETTEPAGSTESESAGTLENRLLGMLPRDYAPGTCQVVHPPVTGALATVDCGPATSPGGPAASRYSLFADQGALSGHFDDAIKGDSELLQCPGSGIDSPTTWHYTDSAQRAEGSIACGTYADGPDITWTKNSDLMIGNIQAPDMEQLHQWWLAYG from the coding sequence ATGACCGGGCCGACTTCGCGCGAGGGCACCCAGTTCGGCCCCTACCGGTTGCGGCGGCTCATCGGGCGCGGTGGCATGGGTGAGGTCTACGAGGCCGAGGACACCGTCAAGGACCGCATCGTCGCGCTGAAACTGTTGCCCGAAGGCGTCTCTCACGACCCGGTGTTCCGCAAACGGTTGCAGCGCGAAGCGCATTCGGCCGGGCGGCTGCAGGAGCCGCACGTGGTGCCGATCCATGACTACGGCGAGATCGACGGCGTGCTGTACGTCGACATGCGCATGATCAATGGGCACGACCTGCGCAAGCTGCTCAAGGCCTCCGGCCCGATGCCGCCGGCGCGCGCCGTCGCCATCATCCGCCAGGTGGCCGCCGCGCTGGATGCCGCACATGAGAGCGGCATCATGCACCGCGACGTCAAGCCGGAGAACATCCTGATCACCCGGGACGACTTCGCCTACCTGGTGGACTTCGGGATCGCCAATGCGGCCAGCGACGAGAAGCTGACCGAACTGGGCACCGCGGTGGGCACCTACGCCTACATGGCCCCGGAACGGTTCACCAGCGGCGCGGTGACCCATCGCGCCGACGTGTACGCCTTGACCTGCGTGCTGCACGAATGCCTCACCGGTGGGCAGCCGTTCCCGGGCGACAGCGTCAGCATGGTGATCACCGCCCATCTGATGAACCCGGTCCCGGCGCCGAGCACCATCCGGCCCGGGATTCCCACCGCATTCGACGCCGTCATCGCCCGCGGGATGGCCAAGAGACCCGAGGACCGGTTCGCCACCGCCGGTGCGCTGGCCGCCGCGGCGACCGAGGCGCTGAGCACCCGGGACCAGACGCAGGCGGCCGATATCGTCGCGCGTGGCGAGGCCGCCACCCGGCCCGCGCCGCGGTTCGGGACACCCACGCCGTACCCCACCACGCCACCGCCACCCGCGCGCTTCTACACACCGCCGCCCAGTGGGCCGACCTGGAATCAGCAGCCGCCGAACACCCCCGGGCCGGGCAAGAAGACCGCCTGGGTGCCCATCGCGGCCGCCGCCGGCGTCTTCGTCCTGGTGATCGCCGCACTCGGGGTGTTCTGGCTGGTCAAACCCGATGACACCACGGCGGCGCCGGCCACGACGGCGGCGCCCACCTCGACCAAGGAGCCGGTCGAGACGACCGAGACCACCGAACCCGCCGGCAGCACCGAATCCGAAAGCGCGGGCACGCTGGAGAACCGGCTGCTGGGGATGCTGCCCCGCGACTACGCGCCCGGCACGTGTCAGGTGGTGCACCCGCCGGTCACCGGGGCCCTGGCCACCGTGGACTGCGGGCCGGCCACCTCGCCGGGCGGACCGGCCGCGTCGCGGTATTCGCTGTTCGCCGACCAGGGCGCGCTGTCGGGGCATTTCGACGACGCCATCAAGGGTGACTCCGAGCTGCTGCAATGCCCGGGCAGCGGGATCGACTCGCCGACGACGTGGCACTACACCGACTCCGCCCAGCGGGCCGAGGGCTCCATTGCCTGCGGCACCTACGCCGACGGCCCCGACATCACCTGGACCAAGAACTCCGATCTGATGATCGGCAACATCCAGGCACCCGACATGGAACAGCTGCACCAGTGGTGGCTGGCCTACGGCTGA
- a CDS encoding lipoprotein LpqV, with the protein MRSYPILVMAAAGAVLAGCSSHTDTPAASSPASATPISEPPPLPQEKPLPAGAVAVSPGGVTTAVDVPSDATESQYGQACHAAKLWLDEQHAEPRTLVEAYLKTLQAPDASGPGSFNTPWAQLTPAQQAGVIMAANAAANGECG; encoded by the coding sequence ATGCGCAGCTACCCGATCCTGGTGATGGCGGCCGCGGGAGCCGTCCTGGCCGGTTGTTCTTCGCACACCGACACGCCGGCCGCATCGAGCCCCGCCTCCGCCACACCCATCTCGGAGCCGCCCCCGCTGCCGCAGGAGAAGCCGCTGCCGGCGGGTGCCGTCGCGGTCTCCCCCGGCGGAGTCACCACCGCCGTCGACGTCCCCTCCGACGCCACCGAATCCCAGTACGGCCAGGCCTGTCATGCCGCCAAGCTGTGGCTGGACGAGCAGCACGCCGAACCGCGCACCCTGGTCGAGGCCTACCTCAAGACCCTGCAGGCCCCCGATGCCAGCGGGCCGGGCAGCTTCAACACCCCGTGGGCGCAACTGACACCGGCCCAGCAGGCCGGTGTCATCATGGCGGCCAACGCCGCGGCCAACGGCGAGTGCGGCTGA
- a CDS encoding BTAD domain-containing putative transcriptional regulator, translating to MTNGLDFGVLGPLQVTVDGRPLPLGTPKQRAVLALLVMSRNRPVSGDSLVTAAWEQFPPPEPKASLHSYISNLRKLISSTGADGRAVLASAAPGYRLAVDDANCDIGRFIAAKGAGVQAAAAGQFEQASSHLSTALAQWRGPVLDDLRDFEFVDPFATALVEDKVVAHTAHAEAEIACNRAYTIIGGLESLVVEYPYREPLWAQLITAYYLSDRQSDALDAYQRLKTTLADDLGIDPSPTVRSLYERILRQEPLNVRQAARTTAVHKINNLDLRTAVGVQTAAAQIRSLSGRVHPMVAAATRIGRLPDNDIVLDQPNVSRHHAVIIDTGTSFVITDLRSANGVEVGGQRIRGTATLNDGDRFRICEHEFVFEIIRPG from the coding sequence ATGACCAACGGCCTGGACTTCGGTGTGCTCGGCCCGTTGCAGGTGACCGTCGACGGCAGACCGCTACCGTTGGGGACGCCGAAGCAGCGGGCCGTGCTGGCGTTGCTGGTGATGAGCCGCAATCGCCCGGTCAGCGGCGATTCGCTGGTCACCGCGGCGTGGGAGCAGTTCCCGCCGCCGGAGCCGAAAGCCAGCCTGCACTCGTACATCTCCAATCTGCGCAAGCTCATCTCCAGCACCGGGGCCGACGGTCGTGCCGTGCTGGCCAGCGCGGCACCGGGATACCGGTTGGCCGTCGACGACGCGAACTGCGATATCGGGCGGTTCATCGCCGCCAAGGGCGCGGGCGTGCAGGCCGCCGCGGCCGGGCAGTTCGAACAGGCCAGCAGCCACCTGTCCACCGCCCTGGCGCAGTGGCGCGGCCCGGTGCTCGACGATCTGCGCGACTTCGAGTTCGTCGACCCCTTCGCCACCGCCCTGGTGGAGGACAAGGTGGTGGCACACACCGCCCACGCCGAAGCCGAAATCGCTTGTAACCGTGCGTATACCATCATCGGCGGGCTGGAGTCACTGGTCGTCGAATACCCGTATCGCGAGCCGCTGTGGGCGCAGCTCATCACGGCGTACTACCTCAGCGATCGGCAGTCCGACGCGCTGGATGCCTATCAGCGCCTCAAGACGACGCTGGCCGACGATCTGGGTATCGACCCCAGCCCGACGGTCCGTTCGCTGTACGAGCGGATCCTGCGGCAGGAGCCACTGAACGTCCGGCAGGCGGCGCGGACCACGGCCGTGCACAAGATCAACAATCTCGACCTGCGCACCGCGGTCGGGGTGCAGACGGCCGCGGCGCAGATCCGGTCGCTGTCCGGGCGGGTGCACCCGATGGTGGCGGCCGCCACCCGGATCGGCCGGCTGCCCGACAACGACATCGTGCTCGACCAGCCGAATGTCAGTCGCCACCACGCGGTCATCATCGACACCGGGACCAGTTTCGTCATCACCGACCTGCGCTCGGCCAACGGTGTGGAGGTGGGCGGCCAGCGCATCCGCGGCACCGCGACGCTCAACGACGGCGACCGGTTCCGCATCTGCGAACACGAGTTCGTGTTCGAGATCATCCGCCCTGGCTGA
- a CDS encoding cysteine dioxygenase: protein MVSAPASALVSPPAVSAPTRLRLPDLLNATDRCADDVLSGRYDRLLPAGGPPTDERWYSRLYGDDELDIWLISWVPDRSTELHDHGGSLGALTVVSGALTETRWNGEALKRRRLRAGDQAAFPLGWVHDVVWAPSAAGRSVATGGSVGVPAAPITLSVHAYSPPLTAMSYYEVTDRQTLRRNRTELTDAPEG, encoded by the coding sequence ATGGTTTCCGCCCCTGCTTCTGCGCTCGTCTCCCCGCCCGCGGTGTCCGCACCCACCCGGCTGCGGCTGCCCGACCTGCTCAACGCCACCGACCGCTGCGCCGACGATGTGCTGTCCGGCCGGTATGACCGGTTGCTGCCCGCCGGCGGCCCGCCCACCGACGAACGCTGGTACAGCCGGCTGTACGGCGATGACGAACTCGACATCTGGCTGATCAGCTGGGTGCCGGACCGGTCCACCGAATTGCACGACCACGGCGGGTCGCTGGGCGCGCTGACGGTGGTGTCGGGCGCGCTCACCGAGACACGCTGGAACGGCGAGGCGCTCAAGCGCCGTCGGCTGCGCGCCGGCGATCAGGCGGCGTTCCCGCTGGGCTGGGTGCACGACGTCGTGTGGGCGCCCTCTGCGGCGGGTAGGAGCGTAGCGACCGGGGGATCGGTCGGAGTACCGGCTGCCCCGATCACGCTGAGCGTGCACGCCTACTCGCCACCGCTGACCGCGATGTCCTACTACGAGGTCACCGACCGGCAGACGTTGCGGCGCAACCGGACCGAGCTGACCGACGCACCGGAGGGCTGA
- a CDS encoding DUF732 domain-containing protein: MLSTAARTAVVTTLSGLALGLAALASAGTANAITSQTDSAFLDEIAKEGITYDSAADVIGNARQVCSELKAGATGTEIGMDILAHTDLTTRQAAAFVVMSIDYYCPQYTDAFA, translated from the coding sequence ATGCTCAGCACCGCCGCCCGCACCGCCGTCGTCACCACCCTGTCCGGGCTGGCGCTGGGGTTGGCCGCCCTCGCCTCGGCCGGCACGGCGAACGCCATCACCTCCCAGACCGATAGCGCGTTCCTCGACGAGATCGCCAAGGAGGGCATCACCTACGACTCGGCCGCCGACGTCATCGGCAACGCGCGCCAGGTGTGCTCCGAGCTGAAAGCCGGCGCGACCGGCACCGAGATCGGCATGGACATCCTCGCCCACACCGACCTGACCACCCGTCAGGCCGCCGCCTTCGTCGTCATGTCGATCGACTACTACTGCCCGCAGTACACCGACGCGTTCGCCTGA
- a CDS encoding SDR family NAD(P)-dependent oxidoreductase, which produces MDFRNRTALITGASGGIGEEFAHQLSGLGADLVLVARRADKLKELRATLLRSTPGVTIDVIAADLSVPGSGAQLFGQIEQLGRHVDILINNAGVGSHGLFAELDPDASATQIQLNCGTLVDLTARFLPPMIKAGNGLVLNVASTAAFQPTPTMAVYGATKAFVLSFTEALWQETKGTGVRVLALCPGATETEFFARTGKQFMTRGRQTSRQVVDTALAAVDRSGPTVVSGLANTVLAASTRLLPGRLLAPVAQRIMKES; this is translated from the coding sequence GTGGACTTTCGCAATCGGACCGCACTGATCACCGGCGCCAGCGGCGGAATCGGTGAGGAGTTCGCGCACCAGCTGTCCGGTCTCGGGGCCGACCTGGTGCTCGTCGCCCGCCGCGCGGACAAGCTCAAGGAACTGCGGGCCACCCTGTTGCGCAGCACTCCCGGCGTCACCATCGACGTGATCGCCGCCGACCTGTCCGTGCCGGGATCGGGTGCCCAACTGTTCGGCCAGATCGAGCAGCTGGGCCGGCACGTCGACATCCTGATCAACAACGCCGGCGTCGGATCGCACGGCCTGTTCGCCGAGCTGGACCCCGACGCCTCGGCCACCCAGATCCAGCTGAACTGCGGGACGCTGGTCGACCTGACCGCCCGGTTCCTGCCGCCGATGATCAAGGCGGGCAACGGCTTGGTGCTCAACGTCGCCTCCACCGCGGCCTTCCAGCCCACCCCGACCATGGCGGTCTACGGTGCGACCAAGGCCTTCGTGTTGTCGTTCACCGAGGCGCTGTGGCAGGAGACCAAGGGCACCGGGGTCCGGGTGCTGGCGCTGTGCCCGGGGGCCACCGAGACCGAGTTCTTCGCGCGCACCGGCAAGCAGTTCATGACCAGGGGCCGGCAGACCTCCCGGCAGGTGGTCGACACCGCGCTGGCCGCGGTGGACCGGTCCGGCCCGACGGTCGTCTCCGGGCTCGCCAACACCGTGTTGGCCGCCAGCACCCGGCTGCTGCCCGGCCGGCTGCTGGCGCCGGTGGCCCAGCGCATCATGAAGGAATCCTGA
- a CDS encoding patatin-like phospholipase family protein, which yields MRVALALGSGGARGYAHIGVINELTDRGYDIVGIAGSSMGALVGGLYAAGKLDEFALWASSLTQRAVLRLLDPSISSPGVLRAGKILDAVREILGDATIERLPIPYTAVSTDLIAGKSVWMQRGPLDDAIRASIAIPGIFTPHVVDGRLLADGGILDPLPMAPIAAVNADLTIAISLGGPDPATRPGKPEPRPTAEFLGRMWRSTTALLDTTAAQRVLDTPAARSVLSRFSSAVEPEVALEEAAGVPAAPRLGSFEIMNRTIDIAQAALARHTLAAYPPDLLIEVPRTACRSLEFHRADEVIEIGQELAAAALGALD from the coding sequence ATGCGGGTCGCCCTGGCACTCGGTAGTGGAGGTGCGCGGGGTTACGCGCACATCGGGGTCATCAACGAGCTGACCGACCGCGGTTACGACATCGTGGGCATCGCCGGATCCTCGATGGGCGCGCTGGTCGGCGGCCTGTACGCGGCGGGCAAACTCGACGAATTCGCCCTGTGGGCAAGCTCGTTGACGCAGCGGGCGGTGCTGCGGCTGCTGGATCCCTCCATCAGTTCACCCGGGGTGCTGCGGGCCGGCAAGATCCTGGACGCGGTACGCGAGATCCTCGGCGACGCCACCATCGAGCGACTGCCCATCCCGTACACGGCGGTGTCCACCGACCTGATCGCGGGCAAATCGGTGTGGATGCAGCGCGGCCCGCTCGACGACGCGATCCGGGCGTCCATCGCGATTCCGGGCATCTTCACCCCACACGTGGTCGACGGCCGCCTGCTGGCCGATGGCGGCATCCTGGACCCCCTGCCGATGGCACCGATCGCCGCCGTCAATGCCGACCTGACCATCGCGATCAGCCTGGGCGGCCCCGACCCGGCCACCCGACCGGGCAAACCCGAACCGCGACCGACCGCCGAGTTCCTGGGCCGGATGTGGCGCAGCACAACGGCTTTGCTGGACACCACGGCGGCCCAGCGGGTGCTGGACACCCCGGCCGCCCGGTCGGTGCTCAGCCGGTTCAGCAGCGCCGTCGAGCCGGAGGTTGCGCTCGAGGAGGCCGCCGGCGTGCCGGCGGCGCCGCGGCTGGGCAGCTTCGAGATCATGAACCGCACCATCGACATCGCCCAGGCGGCGCTGGCCCGGCACACCCTGGCGGCCTACCCGCCCGACCTGCTCATCGAGGTGCCCCGCACCGCGTGCCGCAGCCTGGAGTTCCACCGCGCCGACGAGGTCATCGAGATCGGCCAGGAGCTGGCCGCCGCCGCGCTCGGCGCGCTGGACTGA
- a CDS encoding patatin-like phospholipase family protein, whose amino-acid sequence MKRGLILAGGGLAGIAWETGVLAGIADASPDTAAAVLAADVLLGTSAGSAVAAQVSSGTALDDLYARQIAEETHEIASGVDIDEVAELFVAALGESGSTESRMRRIGAIAVAAQTVPEAVRREVIAHRLPAQHWPDRDLRITAVDVATGELAVFTPASGVPLVDAVAASCAVPGAWPPVTIGARRYMDGGVRSAVNTSAAADCDAVLVLVPAAQNAPSPFSGGAADEIAAFPGASMAVFADDDALAAFGRDPLDPRCRRPSAAAGRAQGRRVAAAVADFWSR is encoded by the coding sequence GTGAAACGTGGCTTGATCCTGGCCGGTGGCGGCCTGGCCGGTATCGCCTGGGAAACCGGGGTGCTGGCCGGTATCGCCGATGCCTCCCCGGACACCGCGGCCGCCGTGCTGGCGGCCGACGTGCTGCTGGGTACCTCGGCCGGTTCCGCCGTCGCCGCCCAGGTGAGCAGCGGCACCGCGCTCGACGACCTCTACGCCCGGCAGATCGCCGAGGAAACGCACGAAATCGCCTCCGGCGTCGACATCGACGAGGTGGCCGAGCTGTTCGTCGCCGCGCTCGGCGAATCCGGCAGCACCGAATCCCGGATGCGCCGGATCGGCGCGATCGCGGTGGCCGCCCAGACCGTCCCCGAGGCGGTGCGCCGCGAGGTGATCGCACACCGGCTGCCCGCGCAGCACTGGCCCGACCGGGACCTGCGGATCACCGCCGTCGACGTGGCCACCGGCGAACTGGCGGTGTTCACACCGGCATCGGGTGTCCCGCTGGTCGACGCCGTCGCCGCCAGCTGCGCGGTGCCCGGCGCCTGGCCGCCGGTCACCATCGGGGCGCGTCGCTACATGGACGGCGGGGTGCGCAGCGCGGTGAACACCAGCGCGGCAGCCGACTGCGACGCGGTGCTGGTGCTGGTGCCCGCCGCCCAGAACGCGCCGTCCCCGTTCAGCGGCGGTGCGGCCGACGAGATCGCGGCCTTCCCCGGCGCCTCGATGGCCGTCTTCGCCGACGACGACGCGCTGGCCGCGTTCGGGCGCGATCCGCTCGACCCCCGCTGTCGGCGGCCGTCGGCAGCGGCGGGCCGCGCGCAGGGGCGCCGGGTGGCGGCGGCGGTCGCCGACTTCTGGTCCCGCTGA
- a CDS encoding SRPBCC family protein, whose amino-acid sequence MAQPLTVEQSRAIPVLPEDLFRDMVPMPLPSLFRRWYGPIPPIKETRGQTGAWDAVGQSRTVVLTGGGSMREELTSYDPPRSFGYRLTDVKGPLAPLVAGVDGQWLFEPAGTGTLVTWRWTIHPRSAPAAPLLPVFGRLWKGYAAQSLAELSDQMVR is encoded by the coding sequence ATGGCGCAGCCGCTGACGGTGGAGCAATCACGGGCTATTCCGGTCCTGCCCGAGGATCTGTTCCGCGACATGGTGCCCATGCCGTTGCCGTCACTGTTCCGGCGGTGGTACGGGCCCATCCCGCCGATCAAGGAGACCCGCGGCCAGACCGGCGCGTGGGACGCGGTCGGCCAGTCCCGCACGGTGGTCCTCACCGGCGGCGGCAGCATGCGTGAGGAACTGACCTCCTACGATCCGCCCCGGTCCTTCGGCTACCGGCTCACCGACGTCAAGGGGCCGTTGGCGCCGCTGGTCGCCGGCGTCGACGGCCAGTGGCTGTTCGAACCGGCGGGCACCGGCACGCTGGTGACGTGGCGCTGGACCATCCACCCGCGATCGGCGCCGGCGGCACCGCTGCTGCCGGTGTTCGGCAGGCTGTGGAAAGGCTATGCCGCCCAGTCGCTGGCCGAACTGTCCGACCAGATGGTCCGCTAG
- a CDS encoding NAD(P)H-dependent amine dehydrogenase family protein codes for MALRVVQWATGGVGSAAIKGILDHPDLELAGAWVHSEAKNGRDVGDIVGTGPLGVPATNRVEDILALDADAVIYAPLLPDPDEVAALLRSGKNVVTPVGWLYPSAKQAAPLREAALAGGVTLHGTGIAPGGFSEKFPLLLSVLSTRVTFVRAEEFSDLRTYDAPDVLRHVMGFGDTPDKAMSGPMQKMLDGGFIQAVRMCTDKLGFRADPRVVTAQEVAVATAPIASPIGDIAPGQVAARRFHWEAQVDGEPVVRITVNWLMGEENLDPPWTFGPEGQRYEMAVRGNPDFTVVVRGFQGEPGDEVGRGSIVGSADRGSIVGSAEPGVVGTAAHCVNSVPAVCAAPPGIATYLDLPFVAARAAPHLS; via the coding sequence ATGGCGTTGCGCGTGGTGCAGTGGGCGACCGGCGGGGTGGGCAGCGCGGCCATCAAGGGCATCCTCGACCATCCCGACCTCGAGCTCGCCGGGGCATGGGTGCACAGCGAGGCCAAGAACGGCCGGGATGTCGGGGACATCGTCGGCACCGGCCCGCTCGGGGTGCCGGCCACCAACCGCGTCGAGGACATCCTCGCGCTGGACGCCGACGCCGTCATCTATGCGCCGCTGCTGCCCGATCCCGACGAGGTGGCCGCGTTGCTGCGGTCGGGGAAAAACGTGGTGACACCGGTCGGTTGGCTGTACCCGAGCGCGAAACAAGCTGCGCCCCTGCGCGAGGCGGCCCTGGCGGGCGGGGTGACGCTGCACGGCACCGGCATCGCCCCCGGCGGATTCAGCGAGAAGTTCCCGCTGTTGTTGTCGGTGTTGTCCACCAGGGTGACCTTCGTCCGGGCCGAGGAGTTCTCCGACCTGCGCACCTACGACGCACCGGATGTGCTGCGGCACGTGATGGGGTTCGGGGACACCCCGGACAAGGCGATGAGCGGACCCATGCAGAAGATGCTCGACGGCGGTTTCATCCAGGCTGTCCGGATGTGCACCGACAAACTCGGCTTCCGGGCCGATCCGCGGGTGGTCACCGCCCAGGAGGTGGCTGTGGCCACCGCTCCCATCGCGTCGCCGATCGGCGACATCGCACCCGGCCAGGTCGCCGCCCGCCGGTTCCACTGGGAGGCGCAGGTCGACGGCGAACCCGTCGTGCGGATCACCGTCAACTGGCTGATGGGTGAGGAAAACCTCGACCCCCCATGGACTTTCGGCCCGGAAGGGCAGCGTTACGAGATGGCCGTGCGCGGCAATCCCGACTTCACGGTGGTGGTGCGCGGATTCCAGGGCGAGCCCGGTGACGAGGTGGGTCGAGGTTCGATCGTCGGCTCCGCCGACCGTGGTTCGATCGTCGGCTCCGCCGAACCGGGTGTGGTGGGCACCGCGGCGCACTGCGTCAACTCGGTGCCCGCGGTGTGCGCCGCGCCGCCGGGCATCGCCACCTACCTGGACCTGCCGTTCGTCGCGGCCCGTGCCGCCCCGCATCTGAGCTAG
- a CDS encoding zinc-binding dehydrogenase, whose protein sequence is MSATMRAQRFYADSKTIAVEEVPIPEPGPGEVLVKVAFCGICHSDLSLINGTFPAQVPVVTQGHEASGTIAKLGPGVTGWAEGDRVVVAAGRPCLGCVNCLRGDLSNCLRIRLMAFAYDGAWAQYTVAQAFGLTRVPDNVPLEQAAILADAVSTPFGAVVRTGQVGIGESVGVWGVGGIGTHIVQLARLVGAAPIIAVDIKPAVLQRALELGADHAFDARDESLRDKIIEVTGGRGVDVAFDAVGVAQTFDQALAALTVGGRLVGVGMSADAPTIGPTSLFNLTKRQVRGHLGYQNADIGTLANLVSLGRLDLHRSISDIVPLDDVAAGIEKLERADGDPIRILVAP, encoded by the coding sequence ATGTCAGCGACGATGCGTGCGCAGCGATTCTATGCCGATTCGAAAACCATTGCGGTCGAAGAGGTTCCGATACCGGAGCCGGGTCCGGGCGAGGTTCTGGTCAAGGTCGCGTTCTGCGGTATCTGCCATTCCGACCTGAGCCTGATCAACGGCACCTTCCCCGCGCAGGTGCCCGTCGTGACCCAGGGACACGAGGCTTCGGGCACCATCGCCAAGCTGGGGCCGGGGGTCACCGGCTGGGCCGAGGGTGACCGCGTGGTGGTGGCGGCGGGCCGGCCCTGCCTGGGCTGTGTGAACTGCCTGCGCGGGGACCTGAGCAACTGTCTGCGCATCCGGCTGATGGCCTTCGCCTACGACGGGGCGTGGGCGCAGTACACCGTCGCGCAGGCGTTCGGGCTCACCCGGGTACCCGACAACGTCCCGCTCGAGCAGGCCGCCATCCTCGCCGACGCGGTGTCGACACCGTTCGGCGCCGTCGTGCGCACGGGCCAGGTGGGTATCGGCGAGTCCGTCGGGGTGTGGGGTGTGGGTGGCATCGGCACCCATATCGTGCAATTGGCCCGGTTGGTCGGTGCGGCGCCCATCATCGCCGTCGACATCAAACCCGCGGTGCTGCAGCGTGCCCTGGAACTGGGCGCCGACCACGCGTTCGACGCCCGCGATGAGTCGTTGCGCGACAAGATCATCGAGGTCACCGGCGGCCGCGGGGTGGACGTCGCGTTCGACGCGGTGGGCGTGGCGCAGACCTTCGACCAGGCGCTGGCCGCCCTCACCGTGGGCGGGCGGCTGGTCGGGGTCGGCATGAGTGCCGACGCCCCGACGATCGGGCCGACGTCGCTGTTCAACCTCACCAAGCGCCAGGTGCGCGGTCACCTCGGTTACCAGAACGCCGATATCGGGACGCTGGCCAATCTGGTGTCTCTGGGCCGGCTGGACCTGCACCGGTCGATCAGCGACATCGTCCCGCTCGACGATGTCGCCGCGGGCATCGAGAAGCTGGAACGCGCCGACGGTGACCCGATCCGAATCCTGGTGGCGCCCTAG
- a CDS encoding rhodanese-like domain-containing protein has protein sequence MSRIDDVLAAARARLRRLQAHEVPAALERGALLVDIRPAAQRAAEGEVPGALLIERNVLEWRADPTSEARLPQATDDDVEWVILCSEGYTSSLAAAALQDLGLHRATDVVGGYHALAPVLGAGVRV, from the coding sequence ATGAGCCGTATCGACGACGTGCTGGCCGCCGCGCGGGCGCGGCTGCGCCGCCTGCAAGCTCACGAGGTGCCCGCCGCGCTGGAACGCGGTGCGCTGCTGGTGGACATCCGGCCGGCCGCCCAGCGCGCCGCCGAGGGCGAGGTGCCGGGTGCCCTGTTGATCGAACGCAACGTCCTGGAGTGGCGGGCCGACCCGACCAGCGAGGCCCGGCTGCCGCAGGCCACCGACGACGACGTCGAATGGGTGATCCTGTGCTCGGAGGGCTACACCTCCAGCCTGGCCGCCGCCGCCCTGCAGGACCTGGGCCTGCACCGGGCCACCGATGTGGTGGGCGGCTATCACGCGCTGGCCCCGGTGTTAGGTGCCGGCGTTCGGGTGTAG